TTATGAAGGACCACGGCGGCCATGTGGATAAAAAAATATTGAAATGATAATCACCTCCGTCTCCTCAGAAAGACGGAGGTGATTTCTTTTACATGTATAGGCTGGCAAGGAAGATCCCCATTGTTTCTTGATAGATCTCATCAAACTGGTCAAGTGGAAGCGGGTTTACTCCTTCTCCCAGCTCAAGGGTGAATCCGGGACGGCGGAATTCCTGAATGAACCAATCTTTATAGCCGGAAAAGCTGTCTACATAGCGGATGGGCTCGTAGCCGCTGACTCTCCCGAATTCTTCTGCAATGGCAATGGATTCCGCAGGCTCTAATCCCTCGTATCCCCAGAAGATGACCTCACCCTGCGTATGGAGGGCAAGCATCTTTTCGAAGTTCCGATCCTTTGCCAACTCGGCCATGGCGATCGTTTCCGGCTCTGTCAGTGGTTCATATCCGGGAAAATCACGCGGAGCTGGTGCCGTCGGTTTTCTCGCGGCGTCCACTTCCCACTTAGCAGGAAATTGATTGTTAAGGTCCACCCCGCGGATGTTCGCCTTCCAGTCGGTGAAATCATTACTTCCTTGATTAATGCGCAATGCTTCTCTGCCGAATTCTCCTTCGGGCGCGCCGTTTAAGACGAGATCGACACCATCAGGATCGACCATCGGGACGATCGATATGGTGATTTGATCATAGTAGGGGAGCATATCAAGCCCTCGTATCGTTTCTTTATTTGTTAAAGCGAGGACATAATCGTTGAGAAACTGCATGATGACAGCAGTTGTGATCCACTCATTCGCATGGAAGGAGCCGTTCCAGTGAACCACTTTCGGACCGCGTCCGATTTGAAGCTCCACCAGGTCTTTGCCCATGACGCTTTGACCGATGACATTCTTCCGGATATATGGATACAAAGCGAGGAGCTTATCGATATCCTTGCGAAGAATAGTCGAGTCATACGGTTGGTTCCCGTCGAGGATCCGGTAAGTCACAAGGACAGGAATAGTTAGTTTTTGGCCGATGACGAGACGTGAGGGGTCTATCCCCGGATTTAATAGAGCAAGCGCGTCCAGGGAGATTCTCCGCTCGCTAGCCAACTTCCATAATGTATCTCCTTTTTGGATGGTATAGGTGCTTGTTTCGTAACCCGGAATAAAGATGGTTTGACCTATGGAGAGTTCACCCGGTTCGATCCCGGGATTGGAGTCTATTAGTAAAGTCAGCGGGATATTGAACAAATTGGCATAATACCATAACGTATCTCCACTTCTCACTTTTACGTCCACGATAAAGCCCCCTCTCCTTATATGTATATGGAAAGAGGAAAAGGAGCATGAAGTCATTTTCTCTACAGTTTTTTAAAAAACGATACATAGCAGCTGGATTTCAGG
This sequence is a window from Bacillus sp. SB49. Protein-coding genes within it:
- a CDS encoding M14 family metallopeptidase codes for the protein MDVKVRSGDTLWYYANLFNIPLTLLIDSNPGIEPGELSIGQTIFIPGYETSTYTIQKGDTLWKLASERRISLDALALLNPGIDPSRLVIGQKLTIPVLVTYRILDGNQPYDSTILRKDIDKLLALYPYIRKNVIGQSVMGKDLVELQIGRGPKVVHWNGSFHANEWITTAVIMQFLNDYVLALTNKETIRGLDMLPYYDQITISIVPMVDPDGVDLVLNGAPEGEFGREALRINQGSNDFTDWKANIRGVDLNNQFPAKWEVDAARKPTAPAPRDFPGYEPLTEPETIAMAELAKDRNFEKMLALHTQGEVIFWGYEGLEPAESIAIAEEFGRVSGYEPIRYVDSFSGYKDWFIQEFRRPGFTLELGEGVNPLPLDQFDEIYQETMGIFLASLYM